TAGCAAGTTTGGTTTAATTGAGCTAACCAAGCGATTGCAATTGATTACTCTTCCTGCACTCCATACATCCATGCATGCATACATCCATGCATACATCCATGCATACATCCATGCATACATCCATGCATACATCCATGCATACATCCATGCATACATCCATCCATGCATACATCCATGCATACATCCATCCATGCATACATCCATGCATACATCCATCCATGCATACATCCATCCATGCATACATCCATCCATGCATACATCCATGCATACATCCATGCATACATCCATGCATACATCCATGCATACATCCATGCATACATCCATGCATACATCCATGCATGCATACGCACGCATACATAATTGGTGTTTTTCATTACTAGCTATAAATAAATGATTACACTTTTGAGTTCTCTGAAGATTAAATGGCTAGAATGGTGCTGTAATAAATTGGTTTACCAACAACATAATTTAGTGGGTCTCTAAACAGTTTGCTAGTAATGTATTAAACAATTTATGTGTGAAGGAcaaaaataaacttgaatatcagtTCTGCATCTCCAAGTACTTCCAAAAAGCATGCATTTGCTTTCCATTTTCCACCTACCCTAATAGTCCTATTCAAAACTTTctaaggctgaatttatttttgtttatttatttaatgcatttaactTGTTAAAACAGAATTAGAAAGTTGCAACGACAGTctaaggggaaatatgtaaagcCTAACAAAAGAAGAATTGTCATCTCGGATCTCATGATTGCTGCAAGACCAAACCATGCGATAGTGAACATTTCTTGTGGCTATATTAAGCTGCTTACGATTGGTTTAGTGTAAAAGCTTTCAAAAGTTCACTGCTGATGTTTTGTTCCAGGTCATCCTTTCATCATGACTGTGGGCTGTGTTGCTGGAGACGAGGAGACGTACGAAGTGTTCAAAGAGCTCCTGGACCCCGTCATTGAGGACCGCCATGGGGGATACAAACCCTCAGACAAACACAAGACTGACCTGAACCCAGACAACCTCCAGGTACACCGTGCATCTAATTAGgcttaatgttttaaaatagtcGGTTGTTAATTTGGTGCTGCTTTTAATAGGGTGGAGATGACCTTGACCCCAACTACGTCCTGAGCTCCAGAGTGCGAACTGGCAGGAGCATCCGCGGTTTCTGCCTCCCTCCTCACTGCAGCCGCGGGGAGAGACGGGGCATCGAGGGACTGTCTGTTGAGGGTGAGCTCGTCTAGGCTTCTGTTTTCATAGGATGTACATGATTCACAATTAGTCGCTCAAGAGGAGTGGGCGGGAACGAGTGAGTGAAGCATCCACTCTGTAATGATGCGGTTGTGTTGTTGTTTTCACAGCTTTGGGAGCCCTTGATGGAGATCTTAAAGGAAAGTACTATGCCCTCAAGGACATGACAGAGGAGGAGCAGCAGCAGCTGATTGATGATCACTTCCTATTTGATAAGCCTGTGTCCCCACTGCTGCTGGCCTCTGGGATGGCCCGTGACTGGCCCGATGCCAGAGGGATCTGGTGAGTGAGAGCAGCCTTTTGGTTCATTAAAAGAATACTGGACTTTTCCTAACTTACTAAATGGATACATTTAAGTGCcatcttaatatttagatttattattattattattattattattattattattattattattattattaaaaagaattgtatgtattttatgtatgagtcttatttttatatttatgcattttattaattcatctaatttttcttgattttatttaaaatttattagtcttatttttcctgtacagatattattattattattattgttgtcattgttgttgttattattatactaataataataataataataaatgcagaacaaaaagtattaaataaaatgcatgcatctataataataataataataataataataatttattaattataataaaaatatttttttattattatgattgtacgcattttattgttttaaatgtttttttttttttttttttttttgtaaatctataaatttaatttataataatattattattattatattttaatgggTATTTCCAGCTTGATATAAGGGGGAAAAAGTAATGTTGGTgcggacatttttattttttacattttatatacaaGTTCCATCTTTCATATATTGTAAGAtagaaatattatataataaaaaaatttaattataagaacaataacttattattattattattattactattattattattattattattattatattttaatgggTATTTCCAGATATAAGCCGGAAAAAGTAATGCTGGTGcagagttttttatttttatttttattttattattattatttattattattatatatatatatatatatatatatatatatatatatatatatatacacaagttCCATCTTTAATGTATaagatataaatataatatttttttcctttttagtatttttcttaaatatacttttttttttttttttttttttcaagaatttaagtcaataacttttatttttagtatAATCTTCATATAGGATAAATGAGAgggaaaatgtatataattttataattgtcTCCATATCAAGCAAGAATTAtccatttaaaatattattaataataatagataaggaaaaactaatattgtgctgctttttttttttttttttttttttttttttttttttttaagaataactATGATATGATAGAtttgtataattattttaaatttaaaatggtaaaaaaaattcataatgcTTTATAGGCACAACGACAACAAGACATTCCTGGTCTGGGTAAATGAGGAAGACCACCTCCGTGTTATTTCCATGCAGAAAGGTGGCAACATGAAGGAAGTCTTCAATCGCTTCTGCACGGGCCTCACGAAGGTTGGTTTTCAACCTGTTTGATACCTTCAGCATTGCCAGCAGATCTACTGTTTGCACACTGTTAAATCCCAACACGCTTGTCTTGCAGATTGAGGAGTTGTTCAAAGAGAAGGGCCACGAGTTCATGTGGAACGAGCACTTGGGCTACGTCCTAACCTGCCCCTCCAACCTGGGCACAGGGTTGCGTGGCGGCGTTCATGTCAAACTTCCTAACCTCAGCAAGAATGAAAAGTTTGGTGAGATCCTCAAGCGATTGAGGCTCCAAAAGCGTGGAACAGGTATATGTTCCCCTCAGCCAGTTCTGTTATGTGTCCAGGATGTGATCTCCAATACTAATACTAAATTTGCTCTCGTCTCCAGGTGGAGTTGACACTGCTGCAGTAGGTGGTGTCTTTGACATCTCCAACGCAGACCGCCTGGGCTTCTCTGAGGTTGAGTTGGTTCAGATGGTGGTGGATGGAGTTAAGCTGCTTGTAGATATGGAGAAACGCCTGGAGGCAGGCCAGTCGATCGACGACCTCATGCCTGAGCAGAAGTGAACACTTCGTGACTCCTAACTTAACTCCTTCCCTGCCTCCACCAGTCCTCCTTTCCTCCAGTATCAATAATCTTATCTACATCAAGGAACATACACTCAACCCAAACGGTAGTGGCACTAAAGTTAGACGAGTCTTCCATCAGTGTGAAGGATTTTGTATCGCAAACGTCCTGCAATGTTGAAGATGGAGCTTAACACCAGAAATAAAGTCTCTTTGGCCCATGGAGTTTCCTGTGTGCATGTGTTATTGCTAAATGATCAACTACTTTTGTTTGCTATGGCTTTCGATCCATCACTTTGTTTATTTCTGTTCTGCATTTGTCCAATTGCTAGAAACAaaggccctttttttttttttctttcttttttttttaaattgtgttcaAGCTGTTATTTTGGAGGCTTATTTTGTATATACAGACCTTTTTAATTTGGTGTTTACAATCTGTAGGATAATCCCTGTGCTTCAGGGTTATTTTATAGGTGGACAAACAAGGTCATTATTTGCTTTAGAGAAACCATAATCTCAAGGGCTTTGTTTTTCCCCGAAGAGACTGTAGTTCTCTTCGTATTTTATATTTGCTGCGTATTCATATAAGTAGactattaatttttataaaagcATAGGCGTTGTTTAAAGATTGATTTTAACGGTCTAGTACTGTCACCTAGTGGCCATAATGGGACACACATCCAAAAGAACTATACTTATGTAATTTATTACGTTTGTTTTGCTCTCTTTTTAATGCTAGCATAATTCTGAGCTGAGAAAACGGCCATTTTGCGCAAACCATTAGTTCAACTTACCTTACAAACAGTCATTATAGTAGTTCACAGGTGTTTAGTCCACGTTTGAACGGCGAAGAAGGAAATTCAATAACTTAATTTGTTTCAGAGACGTTTGTACAACGGTAAACTCTTTTAGCCGTATATTTGTAGTATTTAGGTAACGCTAACAACATTGAAACATCAACAATCTCTGTAAAATAAAAACCTTGTCCAGTAATAACAAACCACTGTGATTGGCCAAGCCTGACAGCGCAGAGAAAAGTAACACGCACCACGTGACCAGTGTTGCAAACTAACGTTAATTTAAGTCGCTGAAGGTCGATTttttttatgcttaaaacaagaaatacagacaaatacaacagatattataaagtcaaataaatgaaaaataaaataaattacaaagagATGCATAACCTTTACTCAAAGATTTTGAAGACGGAACGCAAACGGACAGTTTTGATTGCTTTCCTATTAACGTTAGTGCTATGAAGAATAGTACAGAAATAGTTTTCCAATTCTTTATAAAACACtgtgaaacagttttttttttgttagtaaacTTACACTTAAAAATAGCTAACGTTATTTGTTGCTAGGTGCTTTTGAAAGAAAAAGTAGCTAAAGTCGCTAAGGTATCAACATAACAACTGCGGCTCTCGACGGTTcaatactttttttaatatacatgaATAATAACAGAAAATCTTTGGTTATTCCGTTTAAAATACACTGTGAAGAATCTTAATAGTATATTTTGACCATCAAATTCTGTAAGATTAGATGGATTGTGTGTTTCCAGACTCTGACATTACAAGAAATAAGTAAAAAGCATTACTCTAAATATATCTCCATTTCTGTCTCTCTTTTTATATCTACCTTTTCTTTTtgtaaacagttttaccgttaACTGCACAtagttattcttctcgttatttccctatagctgtAAATAAACCGAATTTCTATAATAGTGAGATCGATAGTGTTACCTCAGTGCAGAGCTGTTTTGATGTGTCTCAAATATAGTGCTTAGCTCTTAGCTAAAACAACTTTGATCTCATTTTACCTTTAATATACTTTCTCTCAGCTGTCAATTGGCTTTATTTTAGGCCACTAAAAGAGTTTTGAACCAAATGTTAAAATCAATTGAccttgggccacaaaaccagccataagggccattttttatttatttattttttttaaaa
The window above is part of the Garra rufa chromosome 13, GarRuf1.0, whole genome shotgun sequence genome. Proteins encoded here:
- the ckbb gene encoding creatine kinase, brain b → MPFGNTHNQLKMNYTAEQEYPDLSKHNNHMAKVLTLEMYANLRDKQTPSGFTLDDVIQTGVDNPGHPFIMTVGCVAGDEETYEVFKELLDPVIEDRHGGYKPSDKHKTDLNPDNLQGGDDLDPNYVLSSRVRTGRSIRGFCLPPHCSRGERRGIEGLSVEALGALDGDLKGKYYALKDMTEEEQQQLIDDHFLFDKPVSPLLLASGMARDWPDARGIWHNDNKTFLVWVNEEDHLRVISMQKGGNMKEVFNRFCTGLTKIEELFKEKGHEFMWNEHLGYVLTCPSNLGTGLRGGVHVKLPNLSKNEKFGEILKRLRLQKRGTGGVDTAAVGGVFDISNADRLGFSEVELVQMVVDGVKLLVDMEKRLEAGQSIDDLMPEQK